A genomic region of Mycobacterium senriense contains the following coding sequences:
- a CDS encoding winged helix-turn-helix transcriptional regulator: MELLLLTSELHPDPVLPSLSLLPHAVRTAPPEPSSLLEAGTADAVIVDARTDLSSARGLCRLLSTAGRSVPVLAVVSEGGLVAVSSDWGLDEILLPTTGPAEVDARLRLVIGRRGGLADQESAGKVSLGELVIDEGTYTARLRGRPLDLTYKEFELLKYLAQHAGRVFTRAQLLHEVWGYDFFGGTRTVDVHVRRLRAKLGPEYEALIGTVRNVGYKAVRPARGRTPVAEPDEADEAEAESESQDVQDPLVDPLHTQ, translated from the coding sequence TTGGAGCTACTACTGCTGACCTCGGAGCTTCATCCCGACCCGGTCCTGCCGTCGCTGTCCCTGCTTCCACATGCCGTCCGGACGGCGCCGCCAGAACCCTCGTCGTTGCTCGAGGCCGGGACCGCGGATGCGGTGATCGTCGACGCGCGCACCGACCTGTCGTCGGCGCGCGGACTGTGCCGCCTGTTGAGCACCGCCGGCCGATCGGTCCCGGTGCTGGCCGTGGTGAGCGAGGGCGGTCTGGTGGCCGTCAGCTCGGACTGGGGCCTGGACGAGATCCTGCTGCCCACCACCGGGCCCGCCGAGGTCGACGCGCGGCTCCGGCTGGTGATCGGCCGTCGCGGCGGGCTCGCGGACCAGGAGAGCGCCGGCAAGGTCAGCCTGGGCGAGTTGGTGATCGACGAAGGCACCTACACCGCCCGGCTGCGGGGCCGCCCGCTGGATCTCACCTACAAAGAATTCGAGCTGCTCAAGTACCTTGCTCAGCATGCCGGGCGGGTGTTCACCCGCGCACAGCTGCTGCACGAGGTGTGGGGATACGACTTCTTCGGCGGCACCCGCACCGTGGACGTGCACGTGCGCCGGTTGCGAGCCAAACTCGGTCCCGAGTACGAGGCGCTGATCGGCACCGTCCGCAACGTCGGTTACAAGGCCGTCCGCCCGGCGCGGGGCCGCACGCCGGTCGCCGAGCCCGACGAGGCCGACGAGGCCGAGGCCGAATCCGAATCACAGGACGTCCAAGATCCGTTGGTCGATCCGTTACACACGCAGTGA
- the pstC gene encoding phosphate ABC transporter permease subunit PstC, with translation MTTPNPIDAGSGAVVAAPYPDKQVTPTSPWGEGRPHVADRIFRRLAQSSGVVIIVVIAAIAAFLLGRAIPALHRNRENFFSYGGVWVTTNPSAMHFGIASLVPVTVFVSLFALSLAMPVALGVAIFITQYAPRRVATPLAYSVDLLAAVPSIIYGAWGLYVLAPLLRPVAVWLNRSLGWCFLFASGNASPAGGGTIFTGGIVLAVMILPIITAVTREVFVQTPQDQIEAMLALGATRWEVVKTVTLPFGRSGYVSGSMLGLGRALGETVALLIILRGTQSAFGWSLFDGGSTFATKIAGAAAEFDDRYKAGAYIAAGLTLFVLTFLVDALARGAVAGAGRKGAR, from the coding sequence GTGACAACGCCTAATCCCATCGACGCGGGTTCGGGTGCGGTTGTGGCCGCGCCGTATCCGGATAAGCAGGTCACTCCCACCAGCCCCTGGGGAGAGGGGCGGCCGCATGTGGCGGACCGGATCTTCCGCCGGCTCGCGCAGTCGTCGGGCGTGGTCATCATCGTTGTCATCGCCGCGATCGCCGCCTTTCTGCTCGGACGCGCGATACCGGCGCTGCACCGCAACAGGGAGAACTTCTTCAGCTACGGCGGCGTGTGGGTCACCACGAACCCCTCCGCGATGCACTTCGGCATCGCCAGCCTGGTGCCGGTCACCGTGTTCGTGTCGCTGTTCGCGTTGAGCCTGGCCATGCCGGTCGCGCTGGGCGTGGCGATCTTCATCACGCAGTACGCGCCGCGGCGGGTCGCCACACCACTGGCCTACTCGGTCGACCTACTGGCCGCGGTGCCCTCGATCATCTACGGAGCGTGGGGCCTGTACGTGCTGGCGCCGCTGCTGCGGCCCGTCGCCGTTTGGCTCAACCGCTCGCTGGGCTGGTGTTTTCTGTTCGCCAGCGGCAACGCGTCGCCGGCCGGTGGGGGCACCATCTTCACCGGCGGCATCGTCCTGGCGGTGATGATCCTGCCGATCATCACCGCGGTCACGCGCGAGGTATTCGTCCAGACACCGCAGGACCAGATCGAGGCCATGCTGGCGCTCGGTGCCACGCGGTGGGAAGTGGTCAAGACGGTCACGCTTCCGTTCGGGCGATCGGGCTACGTCAGCGGCTCGATGCTGGGGCTGGGCCGCGCCCTGGGCGAGACCGTGGCGCTGCTGATCATCCTGCGGGGCACCCAGTCGGCGTTCGGCTGGTCGCTGTTCGACGGCGGTTCCACCTTCGCGACCAAGATCGCCGGCGCCGCGGCCGAATTCGACGACCGGTACAAGGCCGGCGCGTACATCGCCGCCGGGCTGACCTTGTTCGTGCTCACCTTCCTGGTCGACGCCCTGGCGCGGGGCGCCGTCGCCGGAGCGGGGCGGAAGGGCGCCCGATGA
- the mshD gene encoding mycothiol synthase, with translation MTAPDWRRTLTVEEQRGVRELVSAATESDGVAPVGEQVLRELGHDRTEHLLITNPVAAGDAIVGYLNLSPPRDGETGMAELVVHPQARRRGIGSTLARAALAKTGAGNRFWAHGTLEPARATAAALGLTPVRELMQMRRSLRDLPETVPSVPGVKIRTYAGTADDAELLRVNNAAFAHHPEQGGWTDAELAERRNEPWFDPAGLFLAFADSGSEQTGTLLGFHWTKVHPDRPGLGEVYVVGVDPSAQGRGLGQALTAVGIDWLGRVLADAPDPTVMLYVESDNVAAVRTYQRLGFSAYSVDTAYAVVPAAG, from the coding sequence GTGACGGCGCCCGACTGGCGCCGGACGCTGACGGTCGAAGAGCAGCGGGGCGTACGTGAACTTGTCAGTGCGGCAACCGAATCCGATGGCGTCGCGCCGGTTGGCGAGCAGGTGCTGCGCGAGCTCGGCCACGACCGCACCGAGCATCTGCTGATCACGAATCCCGTCGCGGCCGGCGACGCGATCGTCGGTTACCTCAACCTCAGCCCGCCTCGCGACGGCGAGACCGGGATGGCCGAACTCGTGGTGCACCCGCAGGCGCGCCGCCGCGGTATCGGGTCCACACTGGCACGCGCGGCGCTGGCCAAAACCGGTGCGGGAAACCGGTTCTGGGCGCACGGCACGCTCGAGCCGGCCCGCGCGACAGCAGCGGCGCTGGGCCTGACGCCCGTGCGGGAACTGATGCAGATGCGACGCTCGCTGCGCGATCTGCCCGAGACCGTGCCGTCGGTGCCCGGGGTCAAGATCCGCACCTATGCGGGCACCGCCGACGACGCCGAGCTGCTGCGGGTGAACAATGCCGCGTTTGCCCACCATCCCGAACAGGGCGGCTGGACGGATGCCGAGCTGGCGGAGCGCCGCAACGAACCGTGGTTCGACCCGGCGGGCCTGTTCCTCGCGTTCGCCGACTCGGGCAGCGAGCAGACCGGCACGCTGCTGGGTTTTCACTGGACGAAGGTGCACCCCGACCGGCCCGGGCTGGGCGAGGTGTACGTGGTGGGCGTCGACCCGTCGGCGCAGGGCCGCGGTCTGGGGCAGGCGTTGACCGCCGTCGGCATCGACTGGTTGGGCCGGGTCCTGGCCGACGCGCCGGACCCCACCGTGATGCTCTACGTGGAGTCGGACAACGTCGCCGCGGTGCGCACCTACCAGCGCCTGGGCTTCAGCGCCTACAGCGTCGACACCGCGTACGCGGTCGTACCCGCGGCCGGCTGA
- the pstS gene encoding phosphate ABC transporter substrate-binding protein PstS, translating to MRLDRQGRALAAVALAAALGAGTLTACGSDENPRGASAPSSGVTGTAGCGGKDKLTAEGSTAQENAITVFNQVWGQFCPGKGLAYNPTGSGAGREQFIAGHVDFAGADSPLVADQIGPAAKRCDGNPAWDLPLVFGPIGIVYNLPGDPALVINSDALAKIFTGRITSWNDPILAALNPGTALPDAKITPIYRTDSSGTTDNVQKYLTAAAPQSWSKGVGTEFQGGVGEGAAKSAGVIQAVRATPGAIGYVEKGFADQAGVPYAKIATRGGVIPLTNETAGNAVNAARFLAEGDDLVLDLNAMYGSEEPGVYPLLLVTYEIVCSTGYDAQTAAAVKSFLSVSATSAQGELAKAGYVPLPDKVRERLIVAINAMQ from the coding sequence GTGAGGCTCGACAGGCAGGGCAGGGCGCTGGCCGCCGTGGCGTTGGCGGCGGCGCTCGGGGCCGGAACGCTCACCGCCTGCGGCAGCGACGAGAACCCCCGCGGGGCCAGTGCGCCCAGCTCCGGCGTCACCGGAACGGCGGGGTGCGGCGGCAAGGACAAGCTGACGGCGGAGGGCTCGACCGCTCAGGAAAACGCGATCACGGTGTTCAACCAGGTGTGGGGTCAGTTCTGCCCGGGCAAGGGCCTGGCCTACAACCCGACCGGATCGGGCGCCGGACGCGAGCAATTCATCGCCGGACATGTCGATTTCGCGGGTGCGGACTCTCCCTTGGTTGCCGACCAGATCGGGCCCGCGGCCAAACGCTGCGACGGGAACCCGGCGTGGGACCTGCCTCTGGTCTTCGGCCCCATCGGGATCGTCTACAACCTGCCCGGAGATCCGGCCCTGGTGATCAACAGCGACGCGCTGGCCAAGATCTTCACCGGAAGGATCACCAGCTGGAACGACCCGATTCTGGCCGCCCTGAATCCGGGCACGGCGCTGCCCGACGCCAAGATCACACCGATCTACCGGACCGACTCGTCCGGAACCACCGACAACGTCCAGAAGTATCTGACCGCGGCCGCGCCGCAGAGCTGGTCCAAAGGGGTTGGCACGGAATTTCAGGGCGGCGTCGGCGAAGGCGCCGCGAAGTCTGCCGGCGTCATCCAGGCGGTGCGGGCCACCCCGGGCGCCATCGGATACGTCGAGAAGGGCTTCGCCGACCAGGCCGGTGTGCCCTACGCCAAGATTGCCACCCGCGGCGGCGTGATTCCGCTGACCAACGAGACGGCCGGGAACGCCGTCAACGCGGCCCGATTCCTGGCCGAGGGCGATGACCTGGTGCTCGACCTCAATGCCATGTACGGCTCGGAGGAACCGGGCGTCTACCCGTTGCTGCTGGTCACCTACGAGATCGTGTGCTCAACTGGCTACGACGCGCAGACCGCCGCGGCCGTCAAATCGTTTCTCTCCGTATCCGCCACGAGCGCGCAGGGCGAACTCGCCAAGGCCGGCTACGTCCCGCTGCCCGATAAGGTCAGGGAGCGACTGATCGTCGCCATCAATGCGATGCAGTAA